A single genomic interval of Calypte anna isolate BGI_N300 chromosome 3, bCalAnn1_v1.p, whole genome shotgun sequence harbors:
- the GJE1 gene encoding putative gap junction epsilon-1 protein yields the protein MSPNYMRSFSEGCLRPPTVIGQFHTLFFGSVRMFFLGVLGFAVYGNEALHFSCDPDKREVNLFCYNQFRPITPQVFWALQLVIVLVPGAFFHLYAACKSIKQEDILQKSLYSVFYIFSVLLRIILEAVAFWLQIQLFGFKVNAIYICDVGALEKKFNITRCMVPEHFEKTIFLIAMYTFTVITVVLCVAEIFEISCRRLGFFKNQ from the exons ATGTCCCCCAACTACATGCGGAGCTTCTCGGAGGGATGT CTCAGGCCACCGACGGTAATTGGCCAATTCCACACTCTTTTCTTTGGCTCAGTCCGTATGTTTTTCCTTGGcgttttgggttttgctgtttaTGGAAACGAGGCCTTGCATTTCAGCTGTGACCCAGACAAGAGAGAGGTTAATCTTTTCTGCTACAACCAGTTCAGGCCTATAACTCCTcag GTATTCTGGGCACTACAGCTGGTGATTGTTCTGGTACCTGGAGCATTTTTTCACCTTTATGCTGCATGTAAGAGCATCAAACAGGAAGATATCCTCCAAAAGTCACTCTATAGTGTTTTTTATATCTTCTCTGTACTCTTAAGGATTATCCTTGAGGCTGTGGCTTTTTGGCTGCAGATTCAGCTTTTTGGTTTCAAAGTGAATGCAATCTACATTTGTGATGTAGGAGCActtgaaaaaaagtttaacaTTACCCGGTGCATGGTGCCAGAGCACTTtgaaaagacaatttttcttATTGCAATGTACACGTTTACTGTTATTACAGTGGTCTTGTGTGTTGCTGAAATTTTTGAGATCTCATGTAGAAGGCtaggtttctttaaaaatcagtga